The Deltaproteobacteria bacterium genome includes a window with the following:
- a CDS encoding sigma-54-dependent Fis family transcriptional regulator: protein MDAARILVVEDERAQRDPLVRYLKRCGYAVDAAASGEEADSALSAARYSVVITDLRLPGIDGLEVIRRAVARDPDLGVLLITAYASVDSAIEALRIGAHDYLLKPLLLDDVGRKVANLIRQRELVAENARLRRALSAQQRVPRLVAESAAMREVQAWVDRAAASRAPVLIDGETGVGKEVVARAIHAAGGGDEPFLVAQLATIPDAMIESELFGYERGAFTGATRSRDGLLRSAGRGTVFIDEIADLPDAAQGALLRALESGEVKPLGSDHAVPIEARVIAATRHDLGELVESRKFRADLYYRMNVLRVSIPPLRERPDDIPLLVQELLRRDARGSATTVSAEAMRALCRHRWPGNVRELRNVLERARMLCDEGVIDVEHLPPDVAEASAPRLTLQDAIDRFERGYIAMVLRLCDGNRERAARELGISPATLYRRLERHSLKTENRATDDSHS from the coding sequence ATGGATGCGGCCCGGATCCTGGTCGTGGAGGACGAGCGCGCGCAGCGCGACCCGCTCGTTCGCTACCTCAAACGGTGCGGCTACGCGGTCGACGCCGCCGCGAGCGGCGAGGAGGCCGACTCCGCGCTGAGCGCCGCGCGCTACTCCGTAGTGATCACCGACCTGCGATTGCCCGGTATCGACGGGCTCGAGGTGATTCGCCGTGCGGTGGCGCGCGACCCCGATCTCGGCGTGTTGCTCATCACGGCGTATGCGTCGGTCGACTCGGCGATCGAGGCGCTTCGCATCGGTGCGCACGACTATCTTCTCAAGCCGCTGCTGCTCGACGACGTCGGGCGCAAGGTCGCGAACCTCATTCGCCAGCGCGAGCTGGTGGCGGAGAACGCGCGGTTGCGGCGCGCGTTGTCGGCGCAGCAGCGCGTGCCCCGGCTGGTCGCGGAATCGGCGGCGATGCGCGAGGTGCAGGCGTGGGTGGACCGCGCGGCCGCGTCGCGTGCTCCGGTGCTGATCGACGGCGAGACCGGCGTCGGCAAGGAGGTGGTCGCCCGAGCCATCCACGCCGCGGGCGGCGGCGACGAGCCGTTCCTCGTCGCGCAGCTGGCGACGATTCCCGACGCGATGATCGAGAGCGAGCTGTTCGGCTACGAGCGCGGAGCGTTCACCGGCGCGACCCGGTCTCGCGACGGCCTGCTGCGGTCGGCGGGGCGCGGAACGGTCTTCATCGACGAGATCGCCGACCTGCCCGATGCGGCGCAGGGCGCGCTGCTGCGGGCACTCGAGTCGGGGGAGGTCAAGCCGCTCGGGAGCGACCACGCGGTGCCAATCGAGGCGCGCGTCATCGCGGCCACACGCCACGACCTCGGCGAACTCGTGGAATCGCGAAAATTTCGAGCAGACCTGTACTACCGCATGAATGTTTTGCGCGTTTCGATCCCGCCCCTGCGGGAGAGGCCGGACGACATCCCGTTGTTGGTCCAAGAGTTGCTAAGGCGCGACGCGCGCGGATCCGCAACGACCGTCTCCGCGGAGGCCATGCGAGCGCTGTGCCGCCACCGGTGGCCCGGCAACGTGCGCGAGCTGCGCAACGTGCTCGAGCGCGCCCGCATGTTGTGCGACGAGGGCGTGATCGACGTGGAGCATCTGCCCCCCGATGTGGCCGAGGCGTCGGCGCCGCGGCTCACGTTGCAGGATGCGATCGACCGGTTCGAGCGAGGCTACATCGCGATGGTGTTGCGGTTGTGCGACGGCAACCGCGAGCGCGCCGCGCGCGAACTCGGCATCTCGCCGGCGACGCTGTACCGCCGGCTCGAGCGCCACTCTCTCAAAACTGAGAATCGGGCGACCGACGACTCTCATTCGTGA